From one Butyricimonas faecihominis genomic stretch:
- a CDS encoding TlpA family protein disulfide reductase has protein sequence MIPLHFEAGRAVYEVHHAPKVFRLATETGYSSWFFVGDKDRVTVTVLNTDPLNIKVEGDVSGTYFYELENVSREYTRGKLEMTDDYMKAWLEKDATLMYRVNQQLERLRKHRDSAYMDVVDRAMEKGRLEEVLVRANMPLALKGKIVQDLKKEGKVTGRLVEELDLYTKVYTPDYVYYFYYYPYVWREQINSLHSDEAKGERLMNEVYRIMKQEFYNTLCNRLGEGMAREKLVDYAGSVSDFDYCIGVHMELDEQTKRDTALNKFSGRMERMYMTRSGKVMGDFSSKTPEGKKVSLADYRGKYVLLDFWASWCGPCRGLIPKMKKLYEKYHAAGKFDILGVSKDEDRGKWLKALEEEGMAWNNILAKEASLEDPSQFESVTGLPQMVVVDPEGNIVLSVSGSDNMDRVIETLESVLGK, from the coding sequence GTGATTCCTTTACATTTTGAGGCGGGGAGAGCGGTGTACGAGGTACATCATGCTCCGAAAGTGTTTCGTTTGGCCACGGAGACAGGATATTCGTCATGGTTTTTTGTCGGGGATAAAGATCGTGTCACGGTGACCGTGTTGAATACAGATCCTTTGAATATTAAAGTAGAAGGCGATGTTTCCGGTACATATTTCTACGAGTTGGAGAATGTTAGTCGGGAATACACGAGGGGCAAATTGGAGATGACGGATGATTACATGAAAGCATGGCTGGAAAAAGATGCGACTTTAATGTATCGGGTAAATCAACAGTTGGAGCGATTAAGGAAGCATCGGGATTCCGCGTATATGGACGTGGTGGATCGGGCTATGGAAAAGGGACGTTTGGAGGAAGTACTGGTGAGGGCGAATATGCCGTTGGCTCTGAAAGGAAAGATCGTGCAGGATTTGAAAAAAGAGGGGAAGGTTACAGGCAGGCTGGTGGAAGAGTTGGATTTATACACGAAGGTGTATACTCCGGATTATGTGTATTATTTTTATTATTACCCGTACGTGTGGCGGGAACAGATTAACTCGTTACATTCGGATGAAGCTAAAGGGGAACGGTTGATGAACGAGGTGTATCGGATTATGAAACAGGAGTTTTATAACACGTTATGTAATCGGTTGGGAGAGGGTATGGCTCGGGAGAAGTTGGTCGATTACGCGGGGAGCGTGTCTGATTTTGATTATTGTATTGGGGTTCACATGGAGCTGGACGAGCAAACGAAGCGGGATACCGCGTTGAATAAATTTTCTGGGCGTATGGAAAGAATGTACATGACGAGGTCGGGAAAGGTGATGGGGGATTTTTCTTCGAAAACTCCGGAGGGGAAGAAGGTGAGTTTGGCGGATTACCGGGGAAAGTACGTGTTGCTTGATTTCTGGGCATCATGGTGCGGGCCTTGCAGGGGATTGATACCGAAGATGAAGAAGTTGTACGAGAAGTATCATGCTGCCGGGAAGTTTGATATTTTGGGTGTTTCCAAGGATGAGGATCGGGGAAAGTGGTTGAAGGCTTTGGAAGAGGAAGGTATGGCATGGAATAATATCTTGGCAAAAGAGGCTAGTTTGGAAGACCCGTCTCAATTTGAATCCGTGACAGGATTACCGCAGATGGTGGTGGTTGATCCGGAGGGAAATATCGTGTTGAGTGTTAGTGGTTCGGATAATATGGATCGGGTGATCGAGACGCTGGAAAGTGTGTTAGGGAAGTAG
- a CDS encoding DNA-binding protein, which produces MTYTITFNELRKIKDMLPHGSMQRIAEDLGISTDTVRNYFGADNYDNGGSSAGIHVEQGPDGGLVVLDDTAILDKAKELLNV; this is translated from the coding sequence ATGACTTATACTATTACTTTTAACGAGCTGAGAAAAATCAAAGACATGCTACCTCACGGAAGTATGCAGAGAATTGCAGAAGACTTGGGTATCAGTACAGACACCGTACGTAACTACTTCGGAGCCGATAATTATGACAACGGGGGATCGAGCGCCGGAATACATGTTGAACAAGGCCCTGACGGCGGACTTGTCGTTCTGGATGACACGGCCATTCTGGACAAGGCAAAGGAACTTTTGAACGTGTAG
- a CDS encoding class I SAM-dependent rRNA methyltransferase: MSKIVLKAGKERSLYRLHPWVFSGAIAKIKGDVQEGDVVQVYNSDDEYLATGHYQIGSIAVRVLTFKEEEIDYNFWVERIRQAYLTRVAIGLATNPNNNVYRLVHGEGDDLSGLVIDYYAGVAVVQFHSVGMYKAREEITKALLEVMGDKLIAIYDKSEGTLPFKAGLNPKNDYLYGHTDNFTAIENGLKFNVDWLEGQKTGFFVDQRENRRLLEQYAHDKNVLNMFCYTGGFSFYAMRGGAKLVHSVDASARAIELTNQNVELNFPGDTRHEAFVEDAFKFLDKSHNKYDLIILDPPAFAKHQNVLDNAIQGYKKLNRKGIEVVKPGGLIFTFSCSQVMTKDLFRQTVFTAAANTGRKVKILHQLTQPADHPISIYHPEGEYLKGLVLYVE; encoded by the coding sequence ATGAGCAAAATAGTTCTAAAAGCCGGTAAAGAAAGATCTTTATACAGACTGCACCCGTGGGTTTTCTCGGGAGCAATAGCCAAAATCAAAGGGGACGTACAGGAAGGTGACGTCGTTCAAGTGTATAACAGTGACGACGAATATCTCGCCACGGGCCACTACCAGATCGGGAGTATCGCCGTGCGTGTACTCACGTTCAAGGAAGAAGAAATTGACTATAATTTCTGGGTGGAGCGCATCCGACAGGCCTATCTGACACGTGTAGCTATCGGTTTGGCGACCAACCCGAACAACAACGTGTACCGCCTCGTTCACGGGGAAGGTGACGATCTTTCCGGACTTGTTATTGACTATTACGCGGGGGTTGCCGTCGTGCAATTCCATTCCGTGGGAATGTATAAAGCTCGGGAAGAGATCACGAAAGCCCTGTTGGAAGTCATGGGAGATAAACTCATTGCCATATACGACAAGTCGGAAGGAACCCTTCCTTTTAAGGCAGGACTTAACCCCAAGAATGACTACTTGTACGGTCACACCGACAACTTCACGGCCATCGAAAACGGGTTAAAATTCAACGTGGACTGGCTGGAAGGTCAAAAGACCGGATTTTTTGTCGATCAACGGGAGAATCGACGTTTGCTCGAACAATACGCCCACGACAAGAATGTTCTCAATATGTTCTGTTACACGGGTGGGTTTTCATTCTACGCCATGCGAGGTGGGGCCAAACTCGTGCATTCGGTGGATGCCTCGGCCAGAGCCATCGAGTTAACCAACCAAAATGTGGAACTCAACTTTCCCGGCGACACCCGCCACGAGGCATTCGTGGAAGACGCATTTAAATTCCTTGATAAATCACACAACAAATATGACTTGATCATCCTTGACCCTCCCGCGTTTGCCAAACACCAAAACGTGCTGGACAATGCCATTCAAGGATACAAAAAACTGAACCGCAAGGGTATCGAGGTTGTAAAACCCGGTGGGTTAATCTTCACCTTCTCCTGTTCGCAGGTTATGACGAAGGACCTTTTCCGTCAAACGGTCTTCACCGCGGCAGCCAACACGGGTAGGAAAGTCAAAATCCTGCACCAACTCACGCAGCCTGCCGACCACCCGATCAGCATCTATCACCCGGAAGGGGAATATTTAAAAGGATTAGTATTGTACGTGGAATAA
- a CDS encoding TlpA family protein disulfide reductase, which yields MKHIILLLGCLGCLFAGCSEPSYRLTVSIYGNGSLPGDTVYLYRFNEETLQFEKGDSAMLDDRQQVCFTGKYTGPEFVCGGVRKKATSKFFMLDSTEVFAYNVLLHEEPNFFNPSGYKLTKKYMIVEGGRESAILDYYQGMERLTLLPDQLKSGDAFKEGVMMDMLVKFPNSRAMLMILNNERKRFSMDRLGEALSLFDSPELIGHPLYKELVAYREAVMKTSVGQVVPDFSLPSMNGEEVAIRSFRGKYVLLDFWASWCGPCIGEMPNVHKAYDLLHDKGFEVISISTDRKESDWRKAMKEKQMEHFVNLRDTKGVLHEIFNRDAIPFILLLDPQGRIVAKELRGKDIYEVAIESMNK from the coding sequence ATGAAACATATTATATTGTTATTGGGATGTTTGGGATGTCTGTTTGCGGGATGCTCCGAGCCTTCCTATCGTTTGACTGTTTCTATCTATGGGAACGGAAGTTTACCGGGAGATACGGTTTACCTGTATCGTTTTAACGAGGAGACGTTACAATTTGAGAAAGGGGATTCGGCCATGTTGGATGATCGGCAACAGGTTTGTTTTACCGGGAAATACACGGGGCCGGAGTTCGTGTGTGGGGGAGTAAGGAAAAAGGCTACTTCGAAGTTCTTTATGCTGGACTCCACGGAAGTATTTGCTTATAATGTTTTATTACATGAGGAACCTAATTTCTTTAATCCTTCCGGGTATAAGCTTACGAAGAAATATATGATCGTGGAGGGAGGACGTGAGTCTGCCATACTGGATTACTATCAGGGAATGGAACGGTTGACGTTGCTTCCGGATCAGTTGAAGAGCGGAGACGCGTTTAAGGAGGGCGTGATGATGGATATGCTGGTCAAGTTCCCGAATTCGAGAGCGATGCTGATGATTTTGAATAACGAGAGGAAGCGTTTTTCGATGGATCGGTTGGGGGAGGCATTAAGTTTGTTTGATAGTCCGGAACTGATCGGACATCCTTTGTACAAAGAGTTGGTGGCTTACCGGGAGGCGGTGATGAAGACGTCCGTGGGGCAGGTGGTACCTGATTTTTCGTTGCCTTCGATGAACGGGGAAGAGGTCGCGATTCGTTCTTTCCGGGGGAAATACGTGTTGTTGGATTTTTGGGCTTCATGGTGTGGTCCTTGCATCGGGGAGATGCCCAACGTGCATAAGGCTTATGATTTATTGCATGATAAGGGGTTCGAGGTTATTTCGATTTCGACGGATAGGAAGGAATCCGACTGGCGAAAGGCTATGAAGGAGAAACAAATGGAGCATTTCGTGAATTTGAGAGACACGAAAGGAGTCTTACATGAGATATTTAACCGGGATGCGATTCCTTTTATCCTGTTGCTCGATCCACAAGGTCGGATCGTGGCTAAAGAGTTGCGAGGGAAGGATATTTACGAGGTGGCGATTGAAAGTATGAATAAATAA
- the tpx gene encoding thiol peroxidase: MAKITLAGNSINTKGNLPSVGSVAPDFSLVKTDLSELTLASEKGKRVVLNIFPSLDTSVCATSVRTFNKLAAEMDNTIVLAISKDLPFAHARFCTTEGIDKVIPLSAFRDHAFGDKYGVEMIDGPLAGLLARSVVVIDENGKIIYEELVPEITQEPNYDAALASLKK; encoded by the coding sequence ATGGCAAAAATAACACTTGCAGGAAATAGCATAAACACGAAAGGTAATCTACCTTCAGTTGGTTCAGTCGCTCCCGATTTCTCATTAGTAAAAACGGATTTATCTGAATTGACCTTGGCAAGCGAAAAGGGTAAACGTGTTGTTCTAAACATTTTCCCCAGTCTTGACACCAGCGTATGCGCAACATCTGTACGCACATTCAACAAACTTGCGGCAGAAATGGACAACACGATCGTGTTAGCTATCTCTAAAGACCTTCCTTTCGCACACGCTCGTTTCTGTACCACAGAAGGAATTGACAAAGTAATTCCTCTTTCTGCATTCAGAGATCATGCGTTCGGTGACAAATATGGAGTAGAAATGATAGACGGACCTTTAGCCGGATTATTAGCTCGTTCTGTTGTTGTTATTGATGAGAACGGAAAGATCATCTACGAAGAACTCGTTCCGGAAATTACCCAAGAACCTAACTATGATGCAGCTTTAGCTAGCTTAAAGAAATAG
- a CDS encoding TlpA family protein disulfide reductase encodes MKKVLFCIVCLNMALLCFGQPVKIKLVAEREAFVVFGNERYDLKKGETRWITLEGEDMYGKRLLANEECFLFLEAGDFLEVVLHENRGVELKDDGSLCADRNNWLRKVDLLKQRLQFARVMPQLLPKEYEGLNLERVCDSLNVWLATYLEKYPADRKNFEKVMRTEFKYYRLLEANGIKSSRATFQEFSGEMLARLSEVIPDAEDDRVVYSPSYWRAVEVYVDYLRIEDPRKLQGRGDRIYENEVKLATYFPKGAVRDKIAYTNLDNILYWVRPDRRGDFDKCVKRLAPRYADVLRGKLNKQDADRKARKLVPENLYPVLSGETMNGERVDLSSFKGSWILLDVWATWCGPCCNEIPFLAKMEERLQGRNIEFVSLSVDKAADREKWIKMMREKEMKGVQLRLTGKKSELNETLCISGIPHFAIIDPTGKLVWNGLPGVSYGLIYRILKEVPIR; translated from the coding sequence ATGAAGAAAGTATTGTTTTGTATTGTATGTTTGAACATGGCCTTGCTGTGTTTCGGACAACCGGTGAAAATAAAACTGGTGGCGGAGCGGGAGGCTTTTGTCGTGTTCGGGAACGAGCGTTATGATTTGAAAAAGGGAGAAACCCGTTGGATTACGTTGGAGGGAGAGGATATGTACGGGAAAAGGTTGTTGGCAAACGAGGAGTGTTTTTTGTTTTTAGAGGCCGGGGATTTCTTGGAAGTCGTTTTGCATGAAAACCGGGGGGTGGAGTTGAAGGATGACGGGAGTTTATGCGCGGATCGGAATAATTGGTTGCGGAAAGTAGATTTGTTGAAACAGAGGTTGCAGTTTGCACGCGTTATGCCGCAATTGTTGCCCAAGGAATACGAGGGGTTGAATCTGGAGAGGGTGTGCGACTCTTTGAATGTTTGGTTGGCGACTTATCTGGAAAAGTATCCTGCCGATCGGAAAAATTTCGAGAAGGTGATGCGGACAGAGTTTAAGTACTACCGTCTGTTGGAAGCGAATGGCATCAAGTCTTCAAGGGCAACTTTTCAGGAATTTTCCGGGGAGATGTTGGCTCGCTTATCTGAAGTGATCCCGGATGCAGAAGATGATCGGGTGGTTTATTCTCCTTCTTACTGGCGTGCGGTGGAGGTGTACGTGGATTATTTACGGATCGAGGATCCCCGTAAGTTGCAAGGACGGGGGGACCGGATATACGAGAATGAGGTGAAGTTGGCAACGTATTTCCCGAAAGGTGCGGTGAGGGATAAAATAGCTTACACGAATTTGGATAATATCCTTTACTGGGTGCGGCCGGATCGTCGAGGAGATTTTGATAAATGCGTGAAACGATTGGCTCCCCGTTATGCTGACGTGTTACGGGGGAAGTTGAATAAACAGGACGCTGATCGGAAGGCGCGGAAGTTGGTGCCGGAAAACTTGTATCCCGTGTTATCGGGGGAGACCATGAACGGGGAGAGGGTGGATTTGTCTTCTTTCAAGGGATCGTGGATTTTGTTGGACGTGTGGGCCACGTGGTGCGGTCCGTGTTGTAATGAAATTCCGTTTCTGGCAAAGATGGAAGAACGTTTGCAGGGACGGAATATAGAATTCGTGTCGTTGTCCGTGGACAAGGCCGCCGACCGGGAGAAATGGATAAAAATGATGCGGGAAAAAGAGATGAAGGGGGTACAGTTGCGACTGACGGGTAAGAAAAGCGAGTTGAACGAGACGTTGTGTATCAGTGGGATACCGCATTTTGCTATTATTGATCCCACGGGAAAACTGGTGTGGAACGGTTTGCCCGGTGTTTCTTACGGGCTGATTTACCGGATACTGAAAGAGGTTCCGATAAGATAA
- a CDS encoding ArsR/SmtB family transcription factor, giving the protein METECFTQEELEKLAYVLKAVAHPNRLKIICLLSKNGEMSVSDICDRMGCSQALISHHLTDMQAKGILLIRREGRNAFYSMASDHVTEAMRCMMKCTK; this is encoded by the coding sequence ATGGAAACAGAATGTTTTACACAAGAAGAATTGGAAAAGTTAGCTTACGTGTTGAAAGCGGTGGCACACCCGAATCGATTGAAAATTATATGCTTGCTCTCGAAAAACGGTGAGATGAGTGTGTCGGATATATGTGACCGGATGGGATGTAGTCAGGCGTTGATTTCGCATCATCTGACAGATATGCAAGCAAAGGGAATCCTGTTGATTCGGCGGGAGGGACGTAATGCTTTTTATAGTATGGCGAGTGATCATGTCACGGAGGCCATGCGGTGCATGATGAAATGCACGAAGTAA
- a CDS encoding RNA polymerase sigma factor encodes MKSSETDITFLNRLNSRDHEAFKQLFREYFQDIAYYSSKILKDTDVAEDVAQDVFIRLWEKENHFENYLALKSYLYLSARNSCLNYIKHHNIVQEHAQNLVQEETDEQTWNTIVETEIISLLSDYIRHLPSECAKIMELVMQGYNSTEISTLTGASSSTVRSQKQRGISLLKKMVSPELYALLMLFLQQNN; translated from the coding sequence ATGAAATCATCCGAAACAGACATAACATTTTTGAACAGACTAAATTCCCGCGATCACGAGGCATTCAAACAACTGTTCCGAGAATATTTTCAAGATATTGCTTACTATTCCAGCAAAATCCTGAAAGACACGGATGTTGCCGAAGATGTCGCTCAAGACGTGTTCATCCGGCTATGGGAAAAGGAGAATCATTTCGAGAATTATCTTGCGCTGAAATCCTACCTCTACCTCTCGGCCCGTAACAGTTGCCTGAACTACATCAAACACCATAACATCGTTCAGGAACATGCCCAGAACCTCGTCCAAGAAGAAACCGACGAACAGACATGGAACACGATTGTCGAGACGGAAATTATTAGTTTATTATCCGACTACATCCGCCACCTTCCGAGCGAATGTGCCAAAATTATGGAACTCGTGATGCAAGGGTACAACAGTACCGAGATTTCCACCCTGACTGGGGCCTCATCCAGCACGGTCAGATCACAAAAACAGCGGGGTATATCGCTATTGAAAAAAATGGTTTCCCCAGAACTATACGCGCTACTCATGCTTTTCCTGCAACAAAATAATTAA
- the trxA gene encoding thioredoxin — protein MDKFNELINGEKPVLVDFFATWCGPCKMMHPILEEVKKRLGDKVIILKIDVDVPANRQPVYLYHIQSVPTLMLFKQGKVLWNNSGVVQASQLQEIIEKYI, from the coding sequence ATGGATAAATTCAATGAGTTGATTAATGGAGAAAAGCCGGTATTGGTGGACTTTTTTGCCACGTGGTGCGGGCCGTGTAAGATGATGCATCCGATTTTGGAGGAGGTGAAAAAGAGGCTGGGTGATAAGGTAATCATCTTGAAGATTGACGTGGATGTGCCAGCTAACCGACAACCGGTGTATTTGTATCATATCCAGTCGGTACCCACGTTGATGTTATTTAAACAGGGAAAGGTGTTGTGGAATAATAGCGGGGTAGTTCAAGCATCACAGTTACAGGAAATAATTGAAAAATATATATAA
- a CDS encoding tryptophanase, with protein sequence MELPFAESWKIKMVEPIRKSTREEREQWIKEAHYNVFQLRAEHVYIDLLTDSGTGSMSDRQWAGMMLGDESYAGASSFFNLKNMISRLTGFDYVIPTHQGRAAENVLFSYLVKEGDIVPGNSHFDTTKGHIEGRKAIAWDVTIDEAKDTQLEVPFKGNLDPKKLEKVLAEHADKIPFIIVTVTNNTAGGQPVSMKNIKEVRAIADKYGKRVLFDSARFAENAYFIKTREEGYQDKTIKEIVKEMFDNADGMTMSAKKDAIVNMGGFIATRHQDWFEGAKGFCVQFEGYLTYGGMNGRDMNALAIGLDENTEFDNLETRIKQVEYLAKRLDEFGIPYQRPAGGHALFIDAPKVLTHVPKEEFPAQTLTVELYLEAGIRGCEIGYILADRDPVTRENRFGGLDLLRLAIPRRVYTNNHMDVIAVALKNVYDRREQITRGFQITWEAPLMRHFTVQLERAK encoded by the coding sequence ATGGAATTACCTTTTGCAGAATCGTGGAAGATTAAAATGGTAGAACCCATTCGTAAAAGTACTCGTGAAGAGAGAGAACAATGGATTAAAGAGGCACATTATAATGTGTTTCAATTACGTGCAGAACACGTGTATATTGACTTGTTGACCGATTCAGGAACCGGTTCAATGAGTGATCGCCAATGGGCAGGAATGATGTTGGGTGATGAAAGTTATGCCGGAGCATCTTCTTTCTTTAACTTGAAAAACATGATTAGCCGTTTGACCGGATTCGATTACGTGATTCCGACTCACCAAGGACGTGCTGCCGAGAATGTACTTTTCTCTTATCTTGTAAAAGAGGGTGATATCGTACCGGGTAACTCTCACTTTGACACGACGAAAGGGCATATCGAAGGACGTAAGGCCATCGCTTGGGACGTGACAATCGACGAGGCAAAAGATACCCAGTTGGAAGTTCCTTTTAAAGGAAATCTTGACCCGAAGAAATTGGAAAAAGTATTGGCAGAACACGCTGATAAGATTCCGTTTATCATTGTGACTGTAACCAATAACACGGCTGGTGGACAACCTGTTTCCATGAAGAATATCAAGGAAGTTCGTGCTATCGCTGATAAATATGGCAAACGTGTCTTGTTCGACTCGGCTCGTTTCGCGGAAAATGCTTATTTCATCAAAACTCGTGAAGAAGGTTATCAGGACAAAACGATTAAAGAGATCGTGAAAGAAATGTTCGATAACGCAGATGGTATGACGATGAGCGCGAAGAAAGACGCTATCGTGAATATGGGTGGATTCATCGCAACTCGTCACCAAGACTGGTTTGAAGGTGCTAAAGGTTTCTGCGTGCAATTCGAAGGTTACCTGACATACGGAGGTATGAATGGTCGTGATATGAACGCTTTGGCTATCGGTTTGGATGAAAATACCGAATTCGATAACTTGGAAACTCGTATCAAACAAGTAGAGTACTTGGCAAAACGTTTGGATGAATTTGGAATTCCTTACCAACGTCCTGCAGGTGGTCACGCGTTGTTTATTGATGCCCCGAAAGTGTTGACTCATGTTCCGAAAGAAGAGTTCCCGGCTCAAACGTTGACCGTTGAATTGTATTTGGAGGCTGGTATTCGCGGTTGCGAGATCGGTTATATCTTGGCTGACCGTGATCCGGTAACTCGTGAAAATCGTTTCGGAGGTTTGGATCTTCTTCGTTTGGCTATCCCGAGAAGAGTGTACACGAACAACCATATGGACGTGATTGCCGTTGCTTTGAAGAATGTATATGATCGTCGTGAGCAAATTACTCGTGGTTTCCAAATTACTTGGGAAGCACCGTTAATGCGTCACTTTACCGTTCAATTGGAGCGTGCTAAATAA
- a CDS encoding PhzF family phenazine biosynthesis protein — protein MKVYVVSAFCMNGSGGNKAGVVLDEFIPNSNVKIALAARLGYSETVFLSDSGKADFKLEYFTPKGEVPLCGHATIASFIVLRELGRLKKSEYTIETAAGLLKVWIDGDGLVFMEQNSPSFFEIIPNERLTSCFHPLSLDERFPARIVSTGLRDIIMPISTSNALEIMVPDFKAISILSKEMKCIGIHCFALTGSDIDNTPTAICRNFAPLYGINEEAATGTSNCALACYLHDLGIRPQRYIFEQGHNLSCVSRIIVELKTDTNILGVRVGGDGVVEGMLDKNTSIWE, from the coding sequence ATGAAAGTATATGTAGTAAGCGCCTTCTGCATGAATGGTTCCGGAGGAAACAAAGCCGGTGTCGTACTCGATGAGTTCATTCCCAACTCTAACGTAAAAATCGCATTAGCGGCACGTCTCGGCTATTCTGAAACGGTATTTCTGTCCGATTCCGGCAAAGCTGACTTCAAATTAGAGTATTTTACCCCTAAAGGCGAAGTTCCTCTTTGCGGTCATGCTACTATCGCTTCTTTTATCGTTCTTCGGGAGCTTGGCAGACTAAAAAAATCAGAGTACACTATTGAAACTGCCGCAGGCCTATTGAAAGTATGGATAGATGGTGATGGCCTTGTCTTCATGGAACAGAACAGCCCCTCCTTTTTTGAGATCATCCCCAACGAACGACTAACCTCGTGCTTTCATCCTCTTTCCTTGGATGAACGTTTTCCGGCACGTATAGTTTCGACGGGATTGAGAGATATAATTATGCCGATTTCAACATCGAATGCATTGGAAATCATGGTTCCAGATTTCAAAGCAATATCTATTTTGAGCAAAGAAATGAAATGTATCGGTATTCACTGTTTCGCCCTCACAGGATCTGATATAGACAATACCCCCACAGCCATTTGCAGGAACTTCGCCCCACTTTATGGTATCAACGAAGAGGCCGCAACAGGAACCTCCAATTGCGCCTTAGCCTGTTACCTTCACGATCTTGGAATAAGACCACAAAGGTACATCTTTGAACAAGGACATAATCTTTCCTGTGTTTCCAGAATCATTGTCGAGTTAAAAACGGATACCAATATTCTTGGTGTCAGAGTCGGAGGGGACGGAGTTGTAGAAGGTATGCTGGACAAAAATACAAGCATTTGGGAGTAA
- a CDS encoding DEAD/DEAH box helicase, whose amino-acid sequence MGFQDLNVSKQILMALEEAGFENPTPIQEEVFSVSRSGRDLIGIAQTGTGKTLAYLIPMLMKLHYAQGLVPRALVVVPTRELVVQVCESVELLTEFMDIRCVGVYGGTNIRTQQDRVFEGVDLLVATPGRFMDIYYNGIIRTKMIKTVVVDEADRLMDLGFLPQLKGIFEVLPEKHQTMLFSATFSEAVESLSRDFLNNPVRVEVARQATPVENVKQYRYDVPNISTKINLLKLLLADKENFKKVMIFTETKKNADRIVERLADHWKGELSVIHSNKAQNTRLKALRSFKEGETRIMVASDVAARGIDVQDVSHVINFDIPSLAEEYVHRIGRTARAGKEGAAISFVSEIEEDRFMDIERLINQEVEILDLPEKLEISQLLLEEEQVQTNNIVYQRGKPQGGGAFHAKKAKNTYTAEDNRRNVMKKRMAKKKKK is encoded by the coding sequence ATGGGATTTCAGGATTTAAATGTAAGTAAGCAAATTTTGATGGCGTTGGAAGAGGCTGGTTTCGAGAACCCGACTCCTATTCAGGAAGAAGTATTTTCGGTCAGTCGCTCCGGGAGGGATTTGATCGGTATCGCCCAGACCGGTACGGGAAAGACGCTGGCTTACCTGATCCCGATGTTGATGAAATTGCATTACGCGCAAGGGTTGGTTCCGCGGGCGCTGGTGGTTGTTCCCACGCGGGAACTGGTGGTGCAGGTGTGCGAGAGTGTTGAATTGTTGACGGAGTTCATGGACATTCGTTGCGTGGGTGTGTACGGGGGAACAAATATCCGGACACAACAGGATCGGGTGTTTGAAGGGGTGGACTTGCTCGTGGCTACACCGGGGCGTTTCATGGATATATATTATAATGGTATTATCCGTACGAAGATGATCAAGACGGTTGTGGTCGACGAGGCCGATCGGTTGATGGACTTGGGGTTCCTTCCGCAACTGAAAGGGATTTTCGAGGTGCTGCCGGAGAAACACCAGACGATGTTGTTTTCCGCTACTTTCTCGGAGGCTGTGGAGAGTCTGTCACGTGATTTTTTGAATAATCCGGTGCGGGTGGAAGTGGCTCGTCAGGCAACTCCCGTGGAGAACGTGAAACAATATCGTTATGACGTGCCGAATATTTCGACGAAGATCAATTTGTTGAAGTTGTTGCTTGCCGACAAGGAGAATTTCAAGAAAGTGATGATCTTTACCGAGACGAAGAAGAACGCAGATCGTATTGTGGAGCGTTTGGCCGATCATTGGAAAGGCGAGTTGAGTGTTATTCACTCGAATAAGGCTCAGAATACCCGTTTGAAAGCTTTGAGGTCATTTAAGGAGGGAGAGACCCGTATCATGGTGGCCTCTGACGTGGCAGCCCGCGGTATTGACGTGCAGGATGTGAGTCACGTGATCAATTTTGATATACCTTCTTTGGCGGAAGAGTACGTGCATCGAATCGGGCGTACGGCTCGTGCGGGAAAAGAAGGAGCTGCGATCAGCTTCGTGTCGGAAATCGAGGAGGATCGTTTCATGGATATAGAACGTCTGATTAATCAAGAAGTTGAAATACTTGATTTGCCTGAAAAGTTGGAGATTTCTCAGTTGTTGCTGGAAGAGGAACAGGTGCAGACCAATAATATTGTTTATCAACGGGGGAAACCGCAAGGAGGCGGGGCTTTCCATGCTAAGAAGGCGAAAAATACATATACTGCCGAGGATAACCGAAGAAACGTGATGAAGAAACGAATGGCAAAGAAAAAGAAGAAGTAA